One window of Triticum aestivum cultivar Chinese Spring unplaced genomic scaffold, IWGSC CS RefSeq v2.1 scaffold6311, whole genome shotgun sequence genomic DNA carries:
- the LOC123176000 gene encoding uncharacterized protein, with amino-acid sequence MTIIDFIDVIDDIIDLSSDGENVEQDEIPAQPPATMLDRQEVFVEAGDGRQEADESGNTIQATTWSMFREKGPLDTTANQNCASMTVSLPSPASAAWEAHPSSQPDHTEEGSSTRSRNTIIDTTATPSSVAEKGPLDATATQNFPLTSVTFPSATFTTPKGLTHEGDNGRLLRMYGRRPRKKKNYHTETPRRSPRFEDKLGVDRKLL; translated from the exons ATGACAATAATAGACTTCATAGACGTGATTGATGATATCATTGACTTGAGCAGCGATGGGGAGAATGTTGAACAGGATGAAATCCCAGCTCAGCCCCCGGCGACGATGCTTGATAGGCAGGAGGTGTTTGTCGAAGCTGGTGATGGAAGGCAAGAGGCTGACGAGTCCGGAAATACTATCCAAGCTACCACATGGTCCATGTTTAGGGAGAAAGGGCCTCTTGATACAACTGCAAACCAGAATTGCGCTTCAATGACAGTATCACTCCCAA GCCCTGCTTCAGCGGCTTGGGAGGCTCATCCCTCATCACAGCCGGACCACACTGAAGAAGGGTCCTCTACTCGGTCCAGAAATACTATAATAGATACCACTGCAACACCGTCCTCGGTTGCAGAAAAAGGGCCTCTTGATGCCACTGCAACACAGAATTTTCCTCTAACATCAGTGACATTCCCAA GTGCCACTTTCACGACTCCAAAGGGTCTGACACATGAAGGAGATAATGGAAGGCTGCTGAGGATGTATGGGAGACGTcctaggaagaagaagaactaccaTACCGAAACCCCTAGGAGAAGTCCTAGGTTCGAAGATAAGCTGGGAGTCGATCGGAAGCTGTTGTAA